One genomic segment of Vibrio sp. SCSIO 43136 includes these proteins:
- the flgH gene encoding flagellar basal body L-ring protein FlgH gives MFRIICVSLIALLAGCAAQPELTNPEAGTTVVDAIEGDVSSSGTGVTDLLRGRTDPVAGDPAWSPIHPKKKPEHYAAASGSLFNIDFAQNLYDDSKPHGVGDIVTVMLEESTKAAKSADADLNKSNDSSMDPLVVGGQELAINDYNFSYELKNDNKFKGNASANQSNSISGSITVEVIEVLANGNLIIRGEKWLTLNTGDEYIRLSGTIRPDDITFDNTIASTRISNARIKYSGTGNQQDMQEPGFLARFFNVSL, from the coding sequence ATGTTTCGTATTATCTGTGTTTCATTGATTGCGTTGTTGGCAGGTTGTGCAGCTCAACCTGAGTTAACTAATCCCGAAGCTGGCACTACGGTTGTTGATGCTATCGAAGGGGATGTAAGTAGCTCCGGCACGGGGGTTACTGATCTATTGCGTGGACGCACAGATCCTGTAGCAGGTGATCCGGCATGGTCACCTATCCACCCAAAGAAGAAGCCAGAACATTACGCAGCGGCAAGCGGCTCGCTGTTTAACATCGATTTTGCGCAGAACCTATATGATGATAGTAAGCCACATGGCGTGGGTGACATCGTGACCGTGATGCTTGAAGAGAGTACTAAAGCGGCGAAAAGTGCGGATGCAGATTTGAACAAGTCCAACGATTCGAGCATGGACCCGCTTGTGGTCGGTGGGCAAGAGCTTGCCATTAACGATTACAACTTCTCGTATGAACTGAAAAATGACAACAAGTTTAAGGGCAACGCATCAGCGAACCAAAGCAACAGCATCAGTGGCTCTATCACAGTTGAGGTTATCGAAGTTCTCGCCAACGGAAACTTGATTATCCGTGGTGAAAAATGGTTAACGCTAAACACCGGGGATGAGTACATCCGCCTAAGCGGCACAATTCGTCCGGATGACATTACTTTTGACAACACCATTGCCTCTACACGTATCTCAAACGCTCGAATTAAATATTCTGGCACGGGAAATCAACAAGATATGCAAGAGCCTGGATTCTTGGCACGATTCTTTAATGTATCTTTGTAA